From one Gammaproteobacteria bacterium genomic stretch:
- the yajC gene encoding preprotein translocase subunit YajC, whose translation MSLFISDAWAQAAPAAGPEAMLTSFLPLIVIFALFYFLLIRPQMKRAKEHKMLVAALSKDDEVVTSGGLLGRVTQVGEDFIALEVAPDVQIKVQRHAVSGVMPKGTIKSV comes from the coding sequence ATGAGTCTGTTTATCTCCGATGCCTGGGCGCAGGCCGCACCCGCCGCCGGCCCCGAGGCGATGTTAACGAGCTTTTTGCCGCTGATTGTCATCTTTGCACTGTTTTATTTCCTGCTGATCCGCCCGCAAATGAAGCGCGCCAAGGAACACAAGATGCTGGTGGCGGCTCTGAGCAAGGACGATGAGGTGGTCACCAGTGGCGGCCTGCTGGGACGCGTGACCCAGGTGGGAGAGGACTTTATCGCCCTTGAGGTGGCGCCCGATGTCCAGATCAAGGTGCAAAGGCATGCGGTGTCGGGCGTGATGCCTAAAGGGACGATTAAGTCCGTATAA
- a CDS encoding class I SAM-dependent methyltransferase, producing the protein MIPPVSLTVGGLPHTCIQGETLSLTLRFSVTNLCVFDPVLRIFIRRRGETAHLLSADTHQGGLFFPWLPRGDYSFNYSHRLPFPEGDYELGIAWGSPREIRDPDIVHTFCILAGASEVSAENPSHWKMSEETRLRVEKLSWQAGMKNWFHRHFCHAACVIGETFLAHSPLLKGRILDIGGGDGVTDLSLFLRYRPQQLVVMDIVDYIAELPRVATENGLPLERLPDNFVFVRQSCESVPYPDASFDVVLSWGSVEHIVGGYKKALDEVWRVLKPGGLFFVNPGLYYSSYGSHLGEFSDEPHLHLKIPEEELRALVMSGRPRLMDRAGFDVSNAEYWRFYKELNRIKVAEFEAELKAYGYTIIRAALRVNDVVEYSPELQHYSVLDLAIEDAFFTLQKPAGLGSLPASCLPRH; encoded by the coding sequence ATGATCCCGCCTGTAAGCCTAACCGTTGGAGGACTTCCTCATACCTGTATTCAGGGAGAAACTCTAAGCCTCACCCTGCGCTTTTCGGTTACCAATCTTTGCGTCTTCGACCCCGTCCTGCGGATCTTTATCCGCCGTCGTGGCGAGACGGCGCATCTGCTCAGCGCCGATACGCATCAAGGCGGTTTATTCTTCCCGTGGTTGCCGCGCGGCGACTATTCATTCAACTATAGCCACAGGCTTCCCTTTCCGGAAGGCGACTACGAGTTGGGGATCGCCTGGGGTAGCCCGAGGGAGATTCGTGATCCGGATATTGTGCATACCTTTTGTATTCTGGCAGGTGCATCGGAGGTATCTGCGGAAAATCCTTCCCACTGGAAGATGTCCGAAGAGACCCGTTTGCGTGTAGAGAAATTGTCCTGGCAAGCAGGCATGAAAAATTGGTTTCACCGTCACTTCTGTCATGCGGCCTGTGTCATTGGTGAAACTTTTTTAGCCCATTCTCCGCTCCTCAAAGGGCGGATTCTCGACATCGGCGGAGGCGACGGCGTTACTGATCTGAGTTTGTTCCTGCGTTACCGGCCGCAGCAATTGGTGGTCATGGATATCGTAGACTACATCGCCGAGCTTCCTCGGGTGGCCACCGAGAATGGGCTGCCGTTGGAACGGCTGCCTGACAACTTCGTTTTCGTGCGGCAAAGCTGTGAATCGGTGCCCTATCCCGACGCGAGTTTCGATGTCGTGCTCTCTTGGGGCTCCGTGGAACACATCGTAGGCGGCTACAAAAAGGCCCTCGACGAGGTCTGGCGGGTGCTCAAGCCGGGCGGTTTGTTTTTTGTAAACCCGGGGCTGTACTATTCTTCCTACGGCAGTCATCTGGGCGAGTTTAGCGACGAGCCGCACCTTCATCTCAAGATTCCCGAAGAGGAATTGCGCGCCCTGGTCATGAGTGGTCGTCCCCGCTTGATGGACCGCGCCGGGTTCGATGTCTCAAACGCTGAGTACTGGCGCTTTTACAAGGAATTAAACCGCATCAAGGTCGCGGAGTTCGAGGCCGAATTGAAGGCCTACGGTTACACCATAATCAGGGCCGCGTTGCGGGTCAATGATGTGGTCGAGTACAGTCCCGAGCTGCAACACTACAGCGTGCTCGACCTGGCGATAGAGGATGCCTTTTTTACCCTTCAGAAGCCCGCTGGATTGGGGTCGCTCCCGGCATCCTGCCTCCCGCGACATTAG
- the secF gene encoding protein translocase subunit SecF, with protein MEFFRIKRDIPFMSYGRSTAVISALTFLAAVVFLIVRGLNLSIEFTGGTLIEVRYLQAAELQKIRAELTDGGFHDASVQNFGTAQDVMIRLPAKKGVSSAKLSEAILASLRQQDSGVELRRVEFVGPQVGEELINDGGLALILVSIGIMLYLAIRFEWRFAVGAIVATAHDVVIVLGLFALFQWEFSLTVLAAVLAILGYSVNDTVVVFDRIRENFRKMRKGTIAEIIDNAITRTLSRTIMTHVTTQLMVFSMLFLGGEVLFYFALALTIGIVVGTYSSVLVASPIVMWLGISRADLVPVKKEGEVDQRP; from the coding sequence ATGGAATTTTTTAGAATCAAGCGCGACATTCCCTTCATGAGCTATGGCCGGAGCACTGCGGTGATTTCAGCGCTCACCTTTCTCGCCGCCGTAGTGTTCCTTATCGTGCGGGGCCTCAACCTCAGTATTGAGTTTACCGGCGGCACACTCATCGAGGTGCGCTATCTGCAGGCCGCGGAATTGCAAAAAATCCGCGCCGAGCTGACGGACGGCGGTTTTCATGACGCCTCCGTCCAAAACTTCGGTACCGCACAAGATGTGATGATACGGCTCCCCGCTAAAAAGGGTGTCAGCAGTGCAAAACTGAGCGAGGCCATCCTGGCGAGCTTGCGCCAGCAGGATAGCGGCGTCGAATTGCGGCGCGTGGAGTTTGTAGGCCCCCAGGTCGGCGAGGAACTGATCAACGACGGCGGGCTGGCGCTGATCCTGGTCTCGATAGGTATCATGCTCTATCTCGCCATCCGCTTCGAATGGCGCTTTGCGGTCGGCGCTATCGTCGCCACGGCGCACGACGTGGTGATTGTTTTGGGTCTGTTTGCGCTGTTTCAGTGGGAGTTTTCACTCACCGTGCTGGCGGCGGTGCTGGCGATCCTGGGCTATTCGGTGAACGACACCGTGGTGGTGTTTGACCGGATACGTGAAAACTTCCGCAAGATGCGCAAAGGCACTATCGCTGAAATTATAGACAACGCCATCACCCGCACCTTGAGCCGTACCATCATGACGCACGTCACCACCCAGCTCATGGTGTTCTCCATGCTGTTCCTGGGAGGCGAGGTGTTGTTTTACTTCGCGCTCGCGCTCACCATCGGCATCGTGGTCGGCACCTATTCATCGGTGCTGGTGGCAAGCCCCATCGTCATGTGGCTCGGCATCTCGCGCGCCGACCTGGTGCCGGTCAAGAAAGAGGGCGAGGTGGACCAGCGGCCTTGA
- the secD gene encoding protein translocase subunit SecD translates to MINQYPLWKYLLVLILVVAGGLYSVPNLYGEDPALQVSPTRTTKVDSATLARVEDLLKQDGLSYKSIVLDTHGLLVRFADTETQLKAKDKVKEALGNDYVVALNLAPSTPRWLTAINALPMYLGLDLRGGVHFLMEVDMGAAVKQSEERYAGDLRTLFRDKKLRYVTITRTNKGVEVKFRTREERGQARDAAHKEYNSLVLKEEDSGNDYYLYASLSEADQREVRKLALQQNITTLRNRVNELGVSEPVIQQQGQERVVVQLPGVQDTARAKEILGATATLEFRMVDEGHSVEDALAGRVPAGARLYKKRGGGQVLLKNQVMLTGDYITDAASGIEQRNGSPAVFITLDGKGAAIFSNATKENVGKAMGVVFIENKTETRTVDGKQEKVRSKVEEVINVAVIQEQLGKRFQITGLDSTTEARNLALLLRAGALAAPLEIVEERTVGPSLGAENITKGFDSTLIGFAAIALFMTIYYHFFGVIASVALAVNVLLLIAVLSLLQATLTLPGIAGIALTVGMAIDANVLIFERIREELRNGNSPQASIHAGYDRALDTIVDSNITTLIAGFALFMLGSGPVRGFAVTLCIGILTSMFSAVMVSRAVVNLLYGGRRKLAKLSI, encoded by the coding sequence ATGATTAATCAGTACCCGTTGTGGAAGTACCTGCTGGTCTTGATTCTTGTTGTTGCGGGGGGGCTGTATTCCGTGCCCAATCTGTACGGCGAGGACCCGGCCCTGCAGGTAAGCCCCACCCGCACCACAAAGGTGGACAGCGCGACCCTCGCCAGGGTGGAGGATCTCCTCAAGCAGGACGGGCTGAGCTATAAGTCCATCGTTCTGGATACGCACGGGTTGCTGGTGCGCTTTGCCGATACCGAGACGCAACTGAAGGCCAAAGACAAGGTCAAGGAGGCCCTGGGCAATGACTACGTGGTCGCCTTGAATCTTGCCCCCAGCACCCCGCGTTGGCTCACGGCCATCAATGCCTTGCCTATGTATCTCGGTCTGGATTTGCGCGGTGGCGTGCACTTCCTGATGGAGGTGGATATGGGGGCCGCCGTCAAGCAGTCCGAAGAGCGTTATGCGGGCGATCTGCGCACCCTGTTCCGCGATAAAAAATTGCGTTATGTGACGATCACGCGCACCAACAAGGGGGTAGAGGTCAAATTCCGCACCCGTGAGGAACGCGGCCAGGCGCGGGATGCCGCACATAAGGAATATAACAGTTTGGTGCTCAAGGAAGAGGACAGCGGCAATGATTATTATCTCTACGCGAGCCTGAGCGAGGCCGATCAGCGCGAGGTGCGCAAGCTGGCCCTGCAACAGAACATCACGACTCTACGCAACCGCGTGAATGAACTGGGTGTCTCCGAGCCCGTGATCCAGCAACAAGGTCAGGAGAGGGTGGTCGTGCAGCTCCCCGGCGTGCAGGATACCGCGCGCGCCAAGGAGATCCTGGGCGCCACCGCCACCCTGGAGTTTCGCATGGTGGATGAGGGGCACAGCGTCGAAGACGCGCTCGCCGGGCGTGTGCCCGCGGGTGCGCGGCTCTACAAAAAGCGTGGGGGCGGCCAGGTTCTGCTGAAGAATCAGGTCATGCTCACCGGCGACTACATCACCGATGCCGCATCCGGCATCGAGCAGCGCAACGGCAGTCCGGCGGTGTTCATCACTTTGGACGGCAAGGGCGCCGCTATCTTCAGCAACGCCACCAAGGAGAACGTCGGGAAGGCGATGGGCGTCGTGTTTATCGAAAACAAGACCGAGACGCGCACCGTAGACGGCAAGCAGGAGAAGGTCCGCAGCAAGGTCGAGGAGGTCATCAACGTCGCGGTGATTCAGGAACAGCTCGGCAAACGCTTCCAGATCACCGGTCTGGACAGCACCACCGAAGCGCGCAATCTCGCGCTGCTGCTGCGCGCCGGCGCGCTCGCCGCGCCGCTCGAGATCGTCGAGGAGCGCACGGTCGGCCCCAGCCTGGGCGCCGAAAACATCACCAAGGGCTTCGATTCCACGCTCATCGGATTCGCCGCGATTGCGTTGTTCATGACGATTTACTACCACTTCTTCGGCGTGATCGCCAGCGTCGCGCTCGCCGTCAACGTGCTGTTGCTGATCGCCGTGCTGTCTCTGTTACAGGCGACGCTCACCTTGCCCGGTATCGCCGGTATTGCGCTTACCGTCGGCATGGCGATAGACGCCAACGTGCTTATCTTCGAGCGTATCCGCGAGGAACTGCGCAACGGCAATAGCCCGCAAGCCAGCATCCATGCCGGCTATGACCGCGCCTTGGATACCATCGTAGACTCCAACATCACCACGCTGATTGCGGGTTTTGCGCTGTTCATGCTCGGCTCCGGCCCGGTACGCGGTTTCGCCGTGACTCTGTGCATCGGTATTCTGACCTCCATGTTCAGCGCCGTGATGGTGTCGCGCGCCGTCGTCAATTTGCTGTACGGCGGGCGGCGCAAGCTCGCCAAGCTCAGTATATAG